In Helianthus annuus cultivar XRQ/B chromosome 8, HanXRQr2.0-SUNRISE, whole genome shotgun sequence, a single genomic region encodes these proteins:
- the LOC110869853 gene encoding uncharacterized protein LOC110869853, with amino-acid sequence MPTIYTELFTSLAKNPVAFNMEEKNRITRIKERICRIFGMKGQPATEEDTDALKILKIVWKHATKTMSYDGIKDMLRGSSTRFGGWINGLTIFHVAVMHRHQGVYNLLYEIAGSIKDTICEISDNSDYNTLLHLVGKTSKQVATKTHGASLLMQRELLWYQEVYNMTPAYLREIKNKHRQTPYELFSVENKDLVSKGLDWMKDCMVVATLIVTVAFAAAFTVPDAISLFSSSTSLLVFLTILISGHGQQDFMYSLPTKLMIGILSLFISVAAMMVTFSASFFVLYHKGLKWVPILIVVFVTVPVIAFAALQFPLLVDMFRSMYDSHYLFNPKKHVLYPKKPKLHPKKST; translated from the exons ATGCCGACCATCTATACGGAGCTATTTACTTCGTTGGCTAAGAACCCCGTTGCATTTAACATGGAAGAAAAGAATCGGATCACGAGAATCAAAGAACGAA TTTGTAGAATTTTTGGTATGAAAGGACAACCGGCCACTGAAGAAGATACCGACGCACTGAAAATACTAAAAATTGTTTGGAAGCATGCTACCAAAACAATGTCCTATGATGGCATTAAGGATATGCTAAGAGGGTCTTCTACTAGGTTTGGAGGATGGATCA ATGGGCTCACTATATTTCATGTAGCTGTTATGCACCGCCATCAAGGTGTCTACAACCTATTGTACGAGATAGCTGGCAGCATCAAGGACACAATATGTGAAATATCAGACAACTCGGACTATAACACTCTGCTTCATTTAGTTGGGAAGACATCAAAGCAGGTGGCAACTAAGACGCATGGAGCATCTCTGCTAATGCAACGAGAATTACTGTGGTACCAG GAAGTTTATAACATGACACCAGCTTATCTAAGGGAAATAAAGAACAAACATCGCCAAACACCGTATGAGTTATTCTCTGTAGAAAACAAAGATCTAGTTTCCAAAGGATTGGACTGGATGAAAGACTGCATGGTTGTTGCCACACTTATCGTCACAGTTGCATTTGCTGCAGCCTTTACGGTTCCAG ATGCCATTTCTTTGTTCTCTTCCTCAACTTCACTTTTGGTGTTCTTGACTATCCTCATATCTGGTCACGGTCAACAAGATTTCATGTATTCATTACCCACAAAGCTTATGATAGGCATACTATCACTTTTCATCTCTGTAGCAGCAATGATGGTGACTTTCAGTGCAAGTTTCTTTGTGCTATACCACAAGGGGTTGAAATGGGTACCAATCCTTATTGTTGTATTTGTTACCGTCCCAGTAATTGCGTTTGCGGCATTGCAGTTTCCTCTTTTGGTGGATATGTTTCGCTCTATGTATGATTCTCATTATCTCTTTAACCCCAAGAAACATGTGCTTTATCCCAAAAAGCCGAAGTTACACCCTAAGAAGTCTACTTAG